Part of the Sebastes umbrosus isolate fSebUmb1 chromosome 3, fSebUmb1.pri, whole genome shotgun sequence genome is shown below.
CTAActgctttaatttaatttttattatcaatCTTCTGATAGTTTCCCCATTAATTGTGTAATTtgtcagaagtaaaaaaaactagTGATACTGTCTTTAACAATTTCCCAGggacaaagaacataaataaatatttgacaaagaAAAGCCACAAATCCTAATAAGATAAAACTGTATTTATCCCAAGGAaaattgttgtgcagcagttgTATTTCAAAGTGGGAAAGAgtttcaaataaacaaaatacaaacaatggAAATTATCAGTaaggtgcaaaaaaacaaatgtaaatgtcttCTTTTCTGTCAATCATCTAACCCTTCCAGCTCACATTCCTTTCTCGCCCCACTAGCCTTTCTTAACTAGGTCACTGTTTTAAACACCTGTTGTAAACAAGTAAAGGGTTTGCATCATAAACCTGTTCCTATTGTTTGCATTTACTTAAGGATTTCTAGTTTAAAAagacctttaaaacaaataacacaGTGTTGGTGTCAATAGCTGCAACATTTTAGACATTCTGGTACTGTGGGGCCCTCCTGAACAAACAacgttttttgtaatgttcattAAAATTCTGCGTCCAGTCTAACCGTTTTTTCTTCGTTGCTCAACCAGCAGATCTCTCTACCTCTGCATCCAGTGCTTTCCCAGTTTTTGTGCTGTCAGTGTGATGTCAGCAGTCTGTCTCGCGCGCCTGGCAAGGTGCAGTGGTCCTCACGTGGGACGTAATGGTCTTTTACAGACGGCCCTAGTCCCACTTTCATTCCAGAAGGACAGCCACCTCCAGTTCACATTCTTCCGGAGACATCTTTACAGCCCTTCAGAAAAACGTCACAGCAACACACGCTTTGATGCAGACAGCAGTGGCCGCCCAACTACTTGGGATTCATTTGGCATCTGGGACAATCGTATTGATGAGCCCATTCTGCTGCCTTCCAGCATTCGCTACGGCAAGCCCATTCCCAAAGTCAGCTTATCGAAAGTAGGCTGTGCCTCACTCATCGGTCAACGCAAAGGGAATGAAGACCGCTTCCAGGTCTCCCAAATGACTGACAGCATCCTCTACTTTGCTGTGTTTGATGGGCACGGCGGCCCAGAAGCGGCTGACTTTTGTGAAAAATACATGGAAAAATTCATCAAGTAAGAAATTCATTAAATATTCTGTTATCACATTTATATACTAGTCATTGTCACAGGAATTGAATTGACTGATTAACAGTTTGAATGTCTGAAATTGTTAGATGATagcaaaaaacactttttgttGCTGATATTCTGATCAATGTAGTCTTTTGGTTGTTGTTTCAGGGACCTTGTGGCAGAGGAGTCCAATCTGGAAGTAGTTTTAACGAAGGCCTTCCTTGAAATAGACAAAGCTCTTGCAAGGCACTTCCACTTCTCTCCAAATGGTAGGTTCTTTCATGTTACATGTAGAcagatatactgtgtgtatatatacacatacatgtatttatgtaatgacacttttttcttctctcttcaaAACCTAACTTACTTATCCTACTTAGGCTTTGAAGCCTTGGATATCCCAACTGACTTGACCCAAGCACTTTTGGTTAGAGGTCTGTCATTTAACCCAAAGTTACTTAATAACCGATGGAACAATAACAGCTAATAGTAGAGCAAACACTAGTGCTTCACTGCTTCATTACTCATCTACACATACAGAAAGGcaacaaattaaaggaaaaacctGAGTAAACCTTAGTgtggatcatagactgtatatatagatggacgacacgtctccacttcctcccactgtacaaaagtgaagccaaaatatcctcaatacaggagctgccatcttgagattttgacgtcatttggagtcaGAGTCTgggcagtagtgatcggggaaCTGGAGCCACGGTATCGATATCTCGCTTGTTAGCGAgagagccacctagctgctatgtTAGTGCGTTCCTACTTCACATACATTTCCCCTCCTCGACTACTTCACtcaaagcagctgtcaattatGAAGTCTCGCCCTCTTTTTATTGCgtcaaataactcattaaaaccaaacttatcagaaaaattaacaattGAACGTACATTAGCGTAGGGCTGTGCAATATGGAGAaattcaaatatcacaataattTTTATCAAATACCTCTATCAATATTGCGATGATATAAGGTTGACTATtgatatttacacaatgagatttcttgataaataatcatcagtaatggagATATAATggctaagtgggtaaaggcaactAATAGAGCAGATAAAACAGTCTGGTacgcctttaaaaccaggaaaagacaacatttatgcTATATTACAATATCTTgtttcatatcacaatatcgatataatatcaatatattgcccagccctacattAGCGTGATGAGAAATacctaaaattacagaaatcatctttgggaaaaatttatttgacgtgtactttgactttaaaGTTTACCCATGTTCCATCCGCTAACATGAAGGCggggtttatgacctatactgcagccagccaccagggggcaatcgagatgttttggcttcacttttggggagctgtcatgttgtcgaTCTTTATACGCTGTCTATGGTGTGGATAAACGTAACGAATGTGGATCTTTCCGTGAGAGGGCATGAGGGGTCACTGAATGGTTTTTGATGATTAGAAAAATGATGTGAATCCTATGCTACGGTTTTCACAGTCACCAGATCTCAACCCAGTTAAACACTGGTGGAAGATTGTTCATTGGCGTGTTAGACAGTGTGCTCCACCACCATCAGAAACCCCAAATGAGGGACTATCTTTTAAAGAATGACCTACACATCTTTCAGTAGAGGTCTTGTAGAGTTTATGCCAATGCTGAAGCTGTAAAGTCTTGTGGTGGTCCAACACTTTATAAAGACACTTAATGTTGTGtatttcctttaatttgtcacccaGCTGTTGATATTTTGTCAATCTGCAAAGTATATTGTTTAGCATGAGCATTGATTTTATGGGTAATTTGAGCACCACTCAAACAAATGAATGCAAAACGTTTCTCTCAATAAATTGTGGTCTACATGTTTGCCCTTGTCGTATAGAAACTTTTCAAATTAGCTTGACTTTTCTCAAGCGGCATTATGTCTGATTAAGGTTATCTGTTGATATAAAAGCTAGTATACCTGTAATGTGGCCCTACATCGGCCACGCTGTGTGAAATGTCCCaatatgcctgtgtgtgtgcatgttatcTACGGCAGCTGCTGACCCAGCTAAGAGCTGGAGGCCCTTGGCACCAATGTGGATGACGAGAGGCTAGATATTGATGGAGAGTCCAGCGGGTCCTAAATCCTGGACTACTGGAAGGTTCCCTATCTTTCTCTcactccgctctctctctctctctcttccttttcttgtCTTCTCTCACCAAGTGTATGCAAAGCTTCTTGTGAGACAGTGCTTCAGTTTGACCAGTTGTATGAGATGTATGTTGTCAGTGACAGGTCTAGTCCATGAGATGCAGCATGTTTAAAATGCAGATTAGgcttaaaaaacacatttaaaatcttATTTATCTCTTTGGAGAGATAAAGGTCTAATGCAGGTTTACAAATGTCAGCCGATAAATCCATAAAATGACATTTGATGCTGCTTTATCAGATTTGTCAGACCATAAGGAACTAAAGtttagtgtgtatgtgtagtTAAATGTTCTCCAGACACATAAAGTAGGCTGGAACTAAGTTAAAGTGACAATTTACTGTTTGCCCGAATTAATATAAATTGTTACAAATTACCATCACCAAGTACCAAGTCATTATATTTGATATCATGACAGATTAGTGGTGAATTTTTCCACATTTGTAACTCTAGATAAATGCATgcaaaatatagaaataaaacaaactgtcCCTCTTAGGAAGTATTAAGAAAAATTAgtagttttctttttatatgagtgtgtgttttttgaagaTTAAGATCA
Proteins encoded:
- the ppm1k gene encoding protein phosphatase 1K, mitochondrial isoform X1, whose translation is MSAVCLARLARCSGPHVGRNGLLQTALVPLSFQKDSHLQFTFFRRHLYSPSEKRHSNTRFDADSSGRPTTWDSFGIWDNRIDEPILLPSSIRYGKPIPKVSLSKVGCASLIGQRKGNEDRFQVSQMTDSILYFAVFDGHGGPEAADFCEKYMEKFIKDLVAEESNLEVVLTKAFLEIDKALARHFHFSPNGRFFHVTCRQIYCVYIYTYMYLCNDTFFFSLQNLTYLSYLGFEALDIPTDLTQALLVRVPGVNAGTTSTVALLRDGIELVVGSVGDSRAMMCRKGKALKLTVDHTPERKDEKERIRKSGGFITWNSLGQSNVNGRLAMTRSIGDFDLKKTGVIAEPETKRISLHHAHDSFLALTTDGINFIMNSQEICNVINQCHDPKEAAQRISDQALQYGSEDNSTVIVVPFGAWGKHKGSDQSFSFSRSVVSSGRWA
- the ppm1k gene encoding protein phosphatase 1K, mitochondrial isoform X2, which produces MSAVCLARLARCSGPHVGRNGLLQTALVPLSFQKDSHLQFTFFRRHLYSPSEKRHSNTRFDADSSGRPTTWDSFGIWDNRIDEPILLPSSIRYGKPIPKVSLSKVGCASLIGQRKGNEDRFQVSQMTDSILYFAVFDGHGGPEAADFCEKYMEKFIKDLVAEESNLEVVLTKAFLEIDKALARHFHFSPNGFEALDIPTDLTQALLVRVPGVNAGTTSTVALLRDGIELVVGSVGDSRAMMCRKGKALKLTVDHTPERKDEKERIRKSGGFITWNSLGQSNVNGRLAMTRSIGDFDLKKTGVIAEPETKRISLHHAHDSFLALTTDGINFIMNSQEICNVINQCHDPKEAAQRISDQALQYGSEDNSTVIVVPFGAWGKHKGSDQSFSFSRSVVSSGRWA